The window CCTGCGCACGCCGCGGCCGCGCGAGGCCCCCGGGGCAGCGTCGGGGGTGGAGGCCGCGCGCCTCCCGCCGACTTGGGGAGTTGGTGCTGCGGGACAGAACGGGCGCAACCTCTAACGACGGCTTCCCCCTCAGGGACAGGCCTTGCGGAGGGCCTTGCGTCCGTTTTTGACCGAAAGCCTCAACCTTCCTTCTCTAAGTTGCACGGCCTGGTTTCTGTGCCAGATAGTTGCAACTTTCCCGATTCACGGCCACCAAAGTCCGACGATGGGACTCCTAGAGGCCCATCGCCACACTGGCTTCAATGGGATACCTCGTAGGAGGACGTGGGCAGCCACTCCAAGGGCCTGGGGGATTAGTTGAAAAAGAATCTCCCTCCTTAACGGAGGCTGGCTTTGAAACTGCCATCGTAAGCCTACAGCAATGACCTCTTGTCAGGGAAAGCATGGACGGCTAATGTTCAAAACCCACTCAATGTCCGTTCCATGCCACAGCTAGAGATTattaaacagaagagaaaattagaTGATTGTGAATTTTGATTACCaaataagttaatttttagtttttttttgttttgttttgttttgttttttaagggcTCTGTTATTTGTGACCACAACGAAAAATGCAGACGGTGATGATCTGGTAAATGGCACACTGCCCATGCTCAAGAGCTCGAAAGAATGGTTGGAACCACAGCGGCTTTCTTTTATGGAGGTATAATAATATGGCATTTTGAGGTTTTTCCTTGGGTAGTTGCAGTGAGAAGTGGCTTgtgctaaatatatttttttctgttgcttgttttctatttcattctctttattatCCTCTTTGCTCTActaactttttatttactttgctgTTCATTTCTCTAGCTTCTTAAAGTGGAATCATAGATCTTGTACTATATACTTTTTCTAATATAACACAGCTATAAGTTTCTCTTGGAACACTTCTTAGCTGCATCACTCAAAATCTGATATGTTGTATTGGTTTTagattgtaatttcttttttctaagtctTATTAATGTATAATTGATGTACAATAAACTGCATATATTAAAGTATACAAACTTGataagtttttatatatgtatatataaccatcaccatgatcaagataatgaacatactCAACACTCCCTTTCCTAATCATCCTGTTGCTTTGTAATCCCTCCCTTCTTGTCCTCCCCATCCTCTGCCACCACTGCTTTgctttgtcatttaaaaacatttatagaaatggaatctaacagtatgtattcttttctttttgtctggcATCTTTCACTCAGAATAGTATtttgcaattcatccatgttgttgtctgtatcaatacttcattccatTATATAGCTATATCCCAGTTTGTTTGTCctgttggtgggcatttgggttgtttccagtttttggctattacaaaaaaGCTGTTctgaatattcatgtacatgtctttgtatggacatatgctttcatttctcttgggtagatatctAGTTGTAGAATgggtggatcatatggtaaatgAATTTAACTTTTTGTGAAGTTGCCAAACTGTGTTCCAAAGTCATTgaatcatttttcatttccactagcagtgtatgagatTTCCAGTTGTTTCATATTCTAGCCAACATTTGGTAtatagtctttttaaatttgagacaTTGCAAAAGATAtacagtggtatctcattgtatttttgttgttgttgttgttgttgtttgtttgttttgttctgagacaaagtcttgctctgtctccctgggtagagtgcagtggagtcatcatagcttactacaacctcaaactcaagcaatccttttgccttagcctcctgagtacaggcatgtaccatggcacccagctaatttttctgtttttagtagagacgaggtcttgctgttgattaggctggtcttgaactgctgacctcaagcgatcctcctgcctcagcctcccacagtgctaggattacaggcgtggcctagcctcattgtggttttaaattgtatttccctaatgactaatgatgttgaccattttttcaagTCTTActtgccatttatatatcttctttggtgaagtgtttgttcaagtctcttgcccatttttaaattggcaatttttaactgttttttccCTTATTGTTGGGCTTTTATTATTGagataatttacataccatgaaATTCACTATTCTAACATGTACAATTCATTGTTAGTAtgttcacaaagttgtgcaactgtcaccactatctaattgcagaacattttcatcaccccagaaagaaacctcaTAACCCCTTAACAGTCATtccccattcccctctccccctgGCAACTGGGaatactaatctactttctatctctacagatttgcctgttctggacattttgtgCAAATGAAATCATGCAATGTGCCGTCCTTTGTGACTGCTTTCagttagtataatgttttcaaggttcatccatgctgtagcgtgtatcaatacttcattcctttttatggtcaaataatattccattgtatgaataccatattttgtttatccattcatcaatagatggacacttaggttgcttctagtttttttgctaatatgaataatgctgctctgaacatttgtgtacaactTTTTATGTgagcatatgttttcaattctcttgggtataaaACCTAGGAATGAAATTGCAGGTCACAGGGGCAACTCtaggtttaactttttgaggaactgacaaACTTTCCCACAGCagctgtatcattttaaattctcattgGCTATGTATAAGGCTTCCAATTTCTCCACTGCTTGGAGTTCTTCGAACTTCTTTTATCTGTGGGCTTACAGTTTctaacaaatttggaaaaatttccgccatatttcttaaaatatttttttctatcccacCTTTCCTTTGGGGAAGTATAATTACATGTATAATAGCCTGCTTGACGTTGTCCCATTGCTCACTGatactcttaatttttttgcagtttttccCCCCCTGCATTTTAGTTTGGAAAGCGTCTATTGCTGTGCTTTTAAGTTCACTAACCTTTTCTTCTGTAATGTCTAATCTGCTGATAAGCCTATCTTATCAGGTGTATCTTTCACCTCAGGCATTGTAATTTTCTGGTGAAAAGATATCTGGTGTATCTTTCATCTCAGGCATTGTAATTTTCATGCCTAGAAGTTTTATTTGGGTCCGTTTTTTATCTTCCTCTGTCCCAACAGGTTCGCTTTTTCCTCTAGCTTCCTGAACTTATGAACTACaggtataataaatattttaatgtcctGGTTTAATAATTGtatcatctgtgtcatttctggTGCAGTTTTGATTGATTTTCCTTCTCATTATTGGTTaaattttcctgattctttgcATGCCTGGTGATTTTTTGATTGGATGcaagacattgtgaattttaacCTTGTTGAGTgctagatattttttatttcccacaaatattctcagtttttgttctggagtgcagttaagttacttggacaCAGCTGGATCCTTTCAGGTCTTGACTCTGAATTTTGTTAGGCAGGACCACAGCAGCATCTACTGTGGGGTCAGTTTTGTTCTAGTTATGATATAAAACCCCTCCAAGTACTCAACTCTACGCTCTGTGAACTATGGGATGTTTTACTTTGGCTCATGTTAGAGGGAACACTCCAGGGGCTGTGTGACATCTAGGGATTGATTCCctaattcttttatgtatttccttGCTCATTGTTTCTCTGGGTAGTTTTCCCATAGGTATATAGTGTTTAGCATTCAGCTAATGAGAAAAGTTATTTCAGTCTCTCAGGTAATTTGTCAATTGTCATGGAAAAATTAATTGAGTGTAAGAAGACTTTAAGAgcaagtttctttttatttcaataagagCTTTCATTTTGGAATATCCAATCATCTGTTTGATTATAAAGtttatggataaaaatataactaatttccttgatttttatatCCATAGTCTTTATATTTTAGCTTatgttttaagtaatttaaaaaaaaattggcaggtGAATTCATTATGGAAGAACAGGAAATTGAATagaaactttctaaaattttgtaatgttttACACTAGTGACATTTCTTCTAGGTACACAGTTTGCCTTAGGTGGCACTAAGCTTTTAGTGAGACCCTTGATATAGTCTTCGCTAGTTCTGTGAGAATAAAGGCTGGGAAGATCAGTCTTTCTTATGTAGTCAAAAAGCCTCAAATAGAGGCCTAATTGTATCTATTTTAACCCATAAaggtaaaaacattttataagattTGACAAAAGTTTGGTTCTAACTACCATGTGATTCTGGGCAAGTCATTTGACCATTCTAAGACTCAAAATATCTGTGAGATGAGTTATGTTTGCTGTAGCCCAGAGCAGAGAGTCAAATACTCTTTAAAAAGCACTTGATGATGTGATTTGAAGTAGAAAAATTGGATTTACAGAGAGTTTTTCACACAAAATATAATGAGTCCAGATAGtactaattatttaatttttttcaagatttgaTTTTCATAGTTTAATTCTGTTCTTTTAGAACTTCGCTAAAGAAGATACTGATGCAGCTATTCAATCAATATTATACAGAGAACATTATGTAATCAAGGTAAGAATTGGCTATAGAATGcatctcaattaaaaattaaattttgtgagccaggtgtggtggtgtgcacctgtcaTGTCAGCTAcgggggaggctggggtgggaagatTGCCTGAGACCGctgagtttgaggctgtagtgagctgtggttgcacctgtgaatagccactgcactccaagcctgggcaatagagatcccatctcaaaaaaaaaaaaacaacactaaattttgtttttcctttttagatgGAATGCATTCTATaaacaaatgtagaaaaatagaaagaattaaaaacagtcATTTGCACCTGGGATTAATCTTAAGGGATCTCTGAGATTGCTTTAATGGACTTCCTCTTTTCTTACACTTTGTGGGAATTCCTTCACAGATAGGCATAAGAATTTCCCTCAACTCACTTGTTTCTTTGACTTAGAGGGTTTTCACAGAGTCACTACCAATGAGCTAATCCTGAAGAGCTGTTTTCGGAACACACTGACTAGCTATTACTCAGGTATACATAGGTAAGAACAAAGGTTTAAGCAGGATGGGCTTAATTAGACAAGAACAGCCATGTGAAGTATACTAAACACCGGAGTGAGtgatctgttttttcttttaagaatgttcggccaggcgcagtggctcacacctgtaatcctagcactctgggaggccgaggtgggcagatggtttgagctcaggagttcaagaccagcctgagcaagagcgagaccctgtctctactaaaaaatagaaagaaattagctggacaactaaaaatatataggaaaaattagcagggcatggtggcacatgcctgtagtcccagctacttgggaggctgaggcagaaggatggcttgagcccaggagtttgatgttgctgtgagctaggctgatgccacggcactctagccagggtgacagagcaggaccctgtcttaaaaaaagaaaaaagaaaaaaagaattttcattagagttctttaaaaaggaaaggaactaTTATTGGGAATAGTTGAACGGCTGAAGTTGATATAACCTGAAGTTAGGTAGGGGTGTGGCCGAGAGAACCCCTTAGGGTttgtaacatttaatttttttcattttgcatttcatgTAGATCCTAGTAATCACGTGATATCATTTGCTATATGAAAGGCGGAGGAGCAGTTTGGGTGAGAATGAACTTGCTTATAGCCTAATCAGGCTTCTTTGCAGGCTGCTTGCCATTTGGACCACATTGTGTTATTCTTCTGCCTGTCtactcttgtctttttttttcccccatagaaagtttttcttcctcattctctgCTATCCCTTCTCTTCCAGGATAACTCCTCATTCTTTAAGGCCCAGCCCAAATGTTGCCCATTTTGGgaacctttttttgttttaatttaatcatttaaaaattatggtaaaatatatacaatataaaatttgccattttaaccattttaagtggtTAAATGTCACCATTCAGtgacattaattacattcacagtgttgtacaacTGTCACCATTatctccaaaacattttcatcaccccaaactgATACTTTGTATTCAGTAAGCAATGACTACTCATTTCCTCATCCCCCAAGTacctggtaacctctaatctagtttctatctctatgaattttgCCTATTCTGATGTTTCATATATGTGGAATCCTACATTTGTCTatttgtgtctagcttatttgTTTCCAAAGTTCGTCCACATTGCAGCAtatatcagaacttcatttcttttttagaccaaataatattccattttatgtatataccacattttgttcatccgtCTGTTGATGGACGCTTGGGTTGTtcctaccttttggctattgtgaattatgctgaaatgaacatttgtgtataaacaTCTGAGTCCccactttttattgttgttttgttttgtttatttgtttgtttgtttctgtgacAGGGTCTtgtctgttacccaggctagagtgtagtagtgtcattacagctcactgcagcctccaacacctgggctcaagccatcctcctgcgtcagccttctgagtagctgggactataggcatgtgccaccacgcctcgctaatttttaaaaattttttttgtagtgacgggggtctcacttttttgcccagactggtcttgaactcctggcctcaagtaatcctcccacctcagcctcccaaagtgctggaattacagggataagccactgcacctctgtttttttttcttctgagaagcTGTTGGTCTTACTGGAAAGtccctgtttttaattcttttgggcatatacctaggagtggaattcctgagtcatatggtaattctgtttaactttttgaggaaacacCAAACGGGGAATCTTTTAAGATGCTAGAAAATGGTTTTTCTCCCTTCTATGTCTTCAGTTACTTTATATATAGTATGTCTCATATATATGCATCTTGCTATATTGTCTCTCCTCTCACTGTgttgtagatttatttttgttttttgtttttagagatgggggtctcattatgttaccCAGATAGATACAATGCTGTACActacagccttaaactcctgggcccaagcaatcctcctgcctcagcctcccgaatagctgggactatgggcgaGTGCCACGGCTCCAggcttttgatttgttttttagtCTGGTTCCCCAGGGAGAGCAGGCATGTTGTCTGAATTATTTGTGTATTCCTCGTTTCCAGCATAGAATATGTCACATAGTAGAagacaaataaattattaaattaataaatgcctTTGCGGATTCTTCTTAGGAATAATTTAAACTTACGAAGtttaagttttagaaaattttagaacAAGAATGCTTTAAGATAATGTATTTGTCTTTTCTATCACTGTTTACTAGGAACTAGATAAGTATTTACAACATCATGACTTCTTaaatgcaagaagaaaagagatattaCATAAAAGATGGGTTGACCATGTGGCAGATCCTCTCcagaagaaaattatagaaaaagtttgttcacataagaagattaaaaaaaggagacaagaggaattagaagattttttaaaacatgtaaataaaaaggTATTAAGAGTTCATttgctacttttttctttttcttttttttttatttcagcatattatgggggtacaaaagtttaggttatgtatattgcccttgcctcctaTACTTTTTTCAGTTGGTTTAAAACCTATGGTTAACTTTGTTTATTTATAATCATCCAAAtagcctgcccctccctccatatgtgtgtgtgtgtgtatatatatatatatatatatatatacacacacacacacacacacaatctacaCCCTATTATAAAGTATTCTTAAATCTAGGGCATGTGGAAAGGATAGAGAGGAGGGGTAGGTCTGGATTTAACTGTGTGCATTAGaaccattttttctttgttttcctatgtaattattttatttaccattttaaaaaatttggactCTAGTTTCaggacatatttttcttttgttatggaACTCTATTATTTGCAAAACTATAAAGTACTTCTGTTCTTCTGGCATTATAAAAGACCTGAGATACGTGActagtaaatatttaaacaaattccTAAATCTTTTAGTGTtccaacattttttattaaaatcttacaAATTTTAAGTAGATTCCTTCCATCTCTATGATATTTATTActtgaataatttcaaatttggtcttttctttccttttgcatttgTCATTGATGCCACTTTGAAGCATAAGAAAGGAACTGTGTGTTTGACTCTCAAGTCTTGAGATACTCAAAATTAATTGTGCTCCTCTTGTTCTTACGTgtggttttatttccttcttatagGGAAATGCATTTATAGAACATTATGATCCAAAAGAGTATGATCCTTTTTATATGAGCAAAAAGGATCCTAATTTTCTGAAGGTAGGGtagatttcttattttaagttGGGTATTATGTGTTGGGTTGTTTTGAGAGGCCTAATATATGAGTAGTCCTTTAGTGATTCCCAAACATGCAAAAACAGTTTAAGAATAGTTTCCCATTtccatgggccaggcacggtggctcacgcctgtaatcctagcactctgggaggctgaggcaggaggattgcttgagcttaggagtctgagaccactctgagcaagagcgagaccccatctctactaaaaatagaaaaaattagctgagtgtggtggcacatgcctgtagtcccagctcttaggaggctgaggcaggaggattgcttgagcctgggagtttgaggttgctgtgaactaggctgatgccagggcactctagccagggcagcagagtgaaactctgtctcaaaaaaaaaaaaaaaaaagaatagtttccCATTTCCACATCTTAGACAGGAACAAAAAGCCAAAGGCTAAAGTAAAGTAAATCtctgtaaaattagaaaatattgtataataattaggtaataggtaatatttaaaaatttcatagacTTTTAAATTTGTTACAAAAGTAAGACATTTTCATGATTGAGATGTGagaaaattgattttcaaataaaataaaaaccagtctTAATTCCTTTGCCCAGAATTAACTCATTGTAATGTTAACTCCTTAACATGTTTTATATATCCTTCTAGACTTctttctctatatatgtatatgcacacatttttattttacaggacTAGTATTATATTTGGTTTTATAATGTGCTTCCCTCTCCTTTAACAGTTTCCGGTTTGctgctttgtaaaaaaaatataaagatatcaTTTTAATCATTGCATGGTCTTCTATTATTAATAGCAGCTACCTTGCACTGAAGGCTTAACCAAGTGTTGGGacttttttccattatttcatcTTCACTGCTACTCTGTGAGGTAATTCACAGATGAGGCAAGTAAGGCACAGATAGGTTGTCAAAGCTACCCAGCTGTAAACAGCAGAGCAGAGATGTATTTCTAACCATAGACTGTTTTGccataccataattttttttgacaaatacCGTATTTTGAACATCTAGATTGTTTTTGCCCATTGCTGTTATAAATGACCTTATGATGAACATCTCTCTCTATagctaaatatttcttaattttttccttaggGTAAGTtgctagaagtagaattgctgattAAAGGGTATGAATGATTTTGATTCATGTTGCCAAATTATCCTCCAGATAGGTTTATAAACTTAAACTTTCACCATAGAGTCCATTTTTCCATACTTTTGTTAATAGTGGatattattaaacaaaataaaacccctGAAAAAACTGCCTTGGGTCATAGATATTTTAAACTGTTGGCATTTGCAGAGGAATTCTaggtccttttttaaaaaattggtgtGTGTGTACTGTTGTCCCTATTTTTATAAGTGAGAGTTAAACTGAGAGTTTAGAGTCTTAAACACACCAACCAGTAACACAGATAGTAAGGGACAAAATTGAGAATTGAAATCAGATCTTTTTgatactgtcttagtccattcttgctacaataacaaaaaagcttagattgcataatttataaacaacaaaaatctgtttctcatagttctggagactgggaagtgcAAGTTCAAGGCCCtagcagatttgatgtctggtaATGGCCCGTTTctcacagatggtgccttctagctgtgtcttcacatggtagaatgggcaaacaagctcccctgagcctcttttataaaagcaccattcatgagggctccaccctcatgacctaatcacttcctaaaggtCCCTCCTGTTAATCCTATggcattggtgattaggtttcaacatatgaatttggggcagACACAAGCATTCAAATTATAGCAGTtatcaaaattccatttttctgttcTTATACCATACTGCCTTTCTAAATGATGTCTATAGGTGACCTCTTACCATAATCTGAGCACCTTGTGCCTatagcagcagttctcaaagtgagGTACATGGACATTTGAGAACCTGAGGCCCTTTTGGGGGTCCATTAGGctgaaactattttcataatagttGCTAAATACTATTTGCCTTTTCATTGTGTTGACATTTGtactgatggtgcaaaagcaatggtgGGTACAATTGCTGGCACCTTAGAACAATTTGTCATGTCACCAAACTGTGCCATGTACtcacaagtaaaaataaatgtaatttcacTTAATAACGTCTTTGAAcaagcagtaaaaaaaaattttgacatgTGAGTactgcttttttcccccattcttgaaacaaatttaatatattgttagccgaactgtttttctttttcttttttccttaaatttaaagatgaaaactgtatatatttatcttgcacaacatgttgttttgaaatatgtatacactgtggaatagctaaattttttgagacagagtcttgctctgttgtctgggctagagtgcctacctcacagcaacctcaaactcctgggctcaagtaatcctcctgcctcagcctcccgagtagccatgccaccacacctggctaattttttcaatttttagtacagatggagtctcactcttgctcaggctggtctcctgacctcaagtgatccacctgccccagcctcccagagtgctaggattatgggcatgagccagcGTGACTTGCCTGGAATGGCTAAAtttagctaattaacatatacattacctcacatgctacttattttttgtaaatgagAACACATAAAatctctcttagcaattttgaagaCTATAATACACTgttattaaataacaaaatgaataaagttAGCCTGTCACTTTAAGGAAAACTACTGAcaatatttgttgccaatgaAAAAATGTGAGCTTTCAAGCAAAACATTTGAATTTCGGAAAACTCATATTCACCATCATGAGTGTGACAGTGTTTCAGTACTCAAAGACTTTACCGATGGGATTGGTAATGATATTAATGAATGTGATTCTTTGATATTGGATAATGAAATGTATAAACGTTTGGAAGATCTTGCATACATAACTCAGTAATCCAAATTTTTTCCCAGATGATCAATtcatgatgttacaaaatcatgcatgggcAAAAGATTCATGCAAAATGCAAGACAGACCATGGATTTTAAtgtagaagaatataaaaattcattgatgtggtttcagattccacaccataactaacctttaagaaactaccacctGTTGAGTTTGAGTATAGTATCAAATAAGAATATCCACAGTGATCTGAAAAGGTTGTTAAAATACTCCTTCCTTTTTTAACTACATATTTCTGTATggattttcttcatttacttcAACTAAAACAATGTGTCTCAACAGAGTGCATATAGAAACAGAAGCAGATGTGAGAATCCAGTTGTCTTCTGTTaagcaaaacataaaagaaatgtacaaaaatgtaaaacagtgttACTCTTCTCACtatttttttgctttggaaaatatagtattttttcataaaaatatatgttaaatatagtaggctgattgttattttaaaattaatgaataatttaaaattttctcagttttaatttccaatataGTAAATATGAATAGATAACTCATATATCCAAGAGTTCTTTggacataacaacaacaacatcttgaaataaaacagtttgagaaccactgggttatAATATCTCCATTTAGGTTCTTATGGTCTACAAGTGCTTATCAGTAGAGATAGTAGAGTCTTAGGACTTATAATTGCTGATAAAACTagaattttctctatttctctcttcaatttaaaatttaaaatttgatttgttATTCATATGTCAATAAATCACATACAAAAACCTGAAAATGATAGTactgtttttgtctctttttataatgaattaatgttttaatattttataagtaacACTCTTTATAACTTCTGTAAAAGCAAAATTCTAGGGGGCAGACTGATCACTGTTTATTTTGACTCTAATAGCCatgatttatattataattatctcAGAAAAACAAGCCTGATTATCATTAGAAAGATACATGGGTGGCCTTTGTAGGTTGTGGTAGAATTTCACTGACTGAGCCTAGACCATGTATGTTACTGTTGCTGAATGCCGTTTTCTTTCGTAGAACTGTCATTTTGATATTGATAACATTGGTCATTACAATAGATTTGGTGCTTTAATACCTTGGCTCATAAATGAtctacattttgaatattatgttgGTTAAGTTTTGCATAACTATTAATTATGTTGTTGATTATGGATGTTACGATTATAGATCCATTATAGATgaatatatggatatattttttcttttgtgcatgGGAAAGGAATATTTAAATTTGGGAATGTACGATAACAAAAGAATTTGTGAAGATTCAACCTACACTTTGAAACAAGAGCTAACCTTGCCTCTTTGATTGGAGGACCTTGTTAAGAGAAGTATTGGAGAGCCTCCCAACTGTTTGTAATGTGCTAACTATACACAATAGTAAGCCTGCTATTAGTTTGTAAATATTGTATTCTTTACTCTTCTGGCATAAGAGCCATATGTGGATAGGCTGTCCTATCCATATGGATAGGATAGactgaaaatgtttaatattcaGAACTGTATCCCAGTCCTCAAAGAAGTTTCTCTCTTGTAGGTTATCATCCCACCATTTCGTGACCCTTTGAAAAAAGCACAGTATGACAAGGATGATGAAAAAAGAACTCTTCTTCAGTGTGAGACTGGTACTTAGTACCTAATTACTATGTGATTTCATGGCCCAAGACCAGTGGCAATTGCATTTAAGGGTGCTAATTTAGATTACTAATCTTTCTTCAggcaaaatatatacaatgaaagaatttaaagaggTTGAGAAGGCCCAGCTGCATTCAAGATTCCCAAGAATTTCTAATTCCAGGCACTTTATTACTCCAAATGAGTG of the Lemur catta isolate mLemCat1 chromosome 4, mLemCat1.pri, whole genome shotgun sequence genome contains:
- the FAM228B gene encoding protein FAM228B isoform X9, with protein sequence MWGRRAEGPGGLARGKRALLFVTTTKNADGDDLVNGTLPMLKSSKEWLEPQRLSFMENFAKEDTDAAIQSILYREHYVIKELDKYLQHHDFLNARRKEILHKRWVDHVADPLQKKIIEKVCSHKKIKKRRQEELEDFLKHVNKKGNAFIEHYDPKEYDPFYMSKKDPNFLKVIIPPFRDPLKKAQYDKDDEKRTLLQCETGKIYTMKEFKEVEKAQLHSRFPRISNSRHFITPNEWLKLPTTYIESEFCKRSRLKVKVNFNNTSFDLKCLARAPHLLESQEEETAVIYKNKGSSFLEKEPLCYQEGNNPSPKETNCEGHCSSLNLSQEAEWDEDQDVGFYLWLPRRLRTLRDTSGQKN
- the FAM228B gene encoding protein FAM228B isoform X10, whose translation is MWGRRAEGPGGLARGKRALLFVTTTKNADGDDLVNGTLPMLKSSKEWLEPQRLSFMENFAKEDTDAAIQSILYREHYVIKELDKYLQHHDFLNARRKEILHKRWVDHVADPLQKKIIEKVCSHKKIKKRRQEELEDFLKHVNKKGNAFIEHYDPKEYDPFYMSKKDPNFLKVIIPPFRDPLKKAQYDKDDEKRTLLQCETGKIYTMKEFKEVEKAQLHSRFPRISNSRHFITPNEWLKLPTTYIESEFCKRSRLKVKVNFNNTSFDLKCLARAPHLLESQEEETAVIYKNKGSSFLEKEPLCYQEGNNPSPKETNCEGHCSSLNLSQEAEWDEDQDVVLATKEPTS